Proteins encoded together in one Candidatus Sericytochromatia bacterium window:
- the lpdA gene encoding dihydrolipoyl dehydrogenase, with translation MSSVIIIGGGPGGYVAAIRAAQLGLKVTLVEREWLGGVCLNWGCIPTKALLRNAEVLNLFRHARDWGVTIEGLSADYGAAFDRSRQVADKLVRGIQYLMKKNAIRVVQGEGRLLAPGRVQVGGEVLEAEHVIVAVGARPRLLPGMTADGQRVVTSRAALLENRQAPASIVILGGGAIGCEFAYVYGSYGAKVTLVEMQNHLLPNEDPESSEVLEKAYRAHGYELLLGSRFEGHELTSNGVKVRVSTPAGAREIEAERMLVALGITPNTEGLGLEALGVKLERGFISVDAQMRTSVPGLWAIGDCNGLSGLAHVASAQGVVAAEAIAGHHPQPLRYEDMPRCTYCHPQVASLGLTEAQAQARGLEVRIGRFPLGANGKALALGDATGQVKVVVEARHGELLGIHMVGPDVTELLPEFGLARAAEATADELELAVHAHPTLSEALHEAVLGALGRAIHV, from the coding sequence GTGTCGAGCGTGATCATCATCGGGGGAGGACCGGGTGGCTATGTGGCGGCCATCCGGGCGGCGCAACTGGGCTTGAAGGTCACCTTGGTGGAGCGGGAGTGGTTGGGCGGTGTCTGTCTCAACTGGGGCTGCATCCCCACCAAGGCCCTGCTGCGCAATGCCGAGGTGCTCAATCTTTTTCGCCACGCACGTGACTGGGGTGTGACCATCGAAGGGCTCTCGGCCGATTACGGCGCGGCCTTCGACCGCTCCCGGCAGGTGGCCGACAAGCTGGTGCGTGGCATCCAGTATCTGATGAAGAAGAACGCCATTCGGGTGGTGCAGGGAGAGGGCCGCCTGCTGGCACCTGGTCGCGTGCAGGTCGGCGGCGAGGTGCTGGAGGCCGAGCACGTGATCGTGGCGGTGGGGGCGCGGCCGCGCTTGCTGCCTGGCATGACGGCGGACGGACAGCGCGTGGTAACCAGCCGCGCGGCCTTGCTGGAGAACCGCCAGGCGCCCGCCTCGATCGTGATTCTCGGAGGGGGCGCGATCGGCTGCGAATTCGCGTATGTCTATGGCAGCTATGGGGCCAAGGTGACCCTGGTCGAGATGCAGAACCACCTGCTGCCCAATGAAGATCCCGAGAGCAGTGAGGTGCTGGAGAAGGCCTATCGCGCGCACGGTTACGAGTTGTTGCTCGGCAGCCGCTTCGAGGGTCATGAACTCACCTCAAACGGAGTCAAGGTAAGGGTCAGCACCCCGGCCGGCGCACGAGAAATTGAAGCCGAGCGGATGCTGGTGGCGCTGGGCATCACTCCGAACACGGAAGGTCTCGGCCTCGAAGCGCTGGGGGTGAAGCTGGAACGGGGCTTCATCTCCGTGGATGCGCAGATGCGCACCAGCGTGCCCGGCCTCTGGGCGATCGGCGACTGCAACGGCCTGTCGGGTCTGGCCCACGTGGCGTCGGCCCAGGGCGTGGTGGCGGCCGAGGCGATCGCCGGTCACCACCCGCAACCGCTGCGCTACGAAGACATGCCGCGCTGTACCTACTGCCATCCGCAGGTCGCGAGTCTGGGCCTCACGGAAGCCCAGGCCCAGGCCCGTGGACTGGAGGTCCGCATCGGGCGGTTTCCCTTGGGCGCCAATGGCAAGGCCCTGGCCCTCGGAGATGCCACGGGACAGGTCAAGGTGGTGGTCGAGGCGCGCCACGGCGAGTTGCTGGGGATCCATATGGTCGGCCCGGACGTGACGGAACTTTTGCCTGAGTTCGGCCTGGCACGGGCGGCCGAGGCCACCGCAGATGAGCTGGAACTGGCTGTCCACGCGCACCCGACCCTCTCTGAGGCCCTGCACGAGGCGGTGCTGGGGGCGCTGGGGCGCGCCATTCACGTTTAA
- a CDS encoding carboxypeptidase regulatory-like domain-containing protein, with amino-acid sequence MTALRIASCLLTVALLTATGCGRVTSTQAPRLTPSTAKRAAAPLSSGATPARSALSSAPVALTGVGAAQGQVLSQTNQAPLAGVTVVAEPGGFRGTTDAAGRFQINGLTAGNYTFQAMGSGLVQMGPAGSLVMPGQPADVPTIFMVPGNGASGITRVSYILEKEMGRSGEAPAPLLFPVGVAARGAAVLVLDRNVASLVKTGVIRQYDAEAGTFQGKFGDYSRWLGLAQMKDSVRALTLDASGRVVVIDGDKRLWRFDSKGNKDKQSELSEEATDIALDAQGNLVLAGPGGLFRLSPDGEGAQPIGNLEACRAVAAAKDGWWAISAQKVVKVNAEGQTVMEFGAGGPDGSAAFREAVDLAVDPRNGHVVVVDQGAQQVYVYDGLGNLIGNVGQGVFDKPVAATVDAGGRIYVVDQGKKKVYKFLPGVVR; translated from the coding sequence ATGACTGCCCTGCGTATTGCTTCCTGCTTGCTGACCGTCGCGTTGCTCACGGCAACGGGCTGTGGCCGCGTGACGAGCACCCAGGCGCCTCGCCTGACGCCGTCGACGGCCAAACGAGCCGCCGCCCCACTGTCTTCCGGGGCCACTCCAGCGCGCAGCGCGTTGTCTTCGGCTCCCGTGGCGTTGACCGGGGTGGGCGCGGCGCAAGGGCAGGTGCTGAGCCAGACCAACCAGGCCCCGCTGGCGGGTGTCACGGTGGTAGCAGAACCGGGTGGCTTTCGAGGCACCACGGATGCAGCGGGCCGTTTCCAGATCAATGGCCTGACGGCCGGCAACTATACCTTCCAGGCCATGGGCAGCGGATTGGTTCAGATGGGACCTGCCGGCAGCCTGGTCATGCCTGGGCAGCCCGCCGACGTACCGACCATCTTCATGGTGCCTGGCAACGGGGCGTCCGGCATCACGCGGGTTTCGTACATTCTCGAGAAGGAAATGGGGCGCAGCGGAGAAGCGCCTGCCCCTCTGCTTTTCCCTGTCGGAGTGGCCGCGCGTGGGGCGGCCGTGCTGGTGCTCGACCGCAACGTGGCCTCCCTGGTGAAGACCGGGGTGATTCGTCAGTACGACGCTGAGGCCGGAACCTTTCAGGGCAAGTTCGGCGATTACAGTCGGTGGCTCGGGCTGGCGCAGATGAAAGACAGTGTGCGCGCCCTGACGTTGGATGCGTCGGGTCGTGTGGTCGTGATTGACGGAGACAAGCGTTTGTGGCGCTTCGACAGCAAGGGCAACAAGGACAAGCAAAGCGAACTGAGCGAGGAGGCGACCGACATCGCCTTGGATGCGCAAGGCAATCTGGTCCTGGCCGGGCCTGGTGGATTGTTCCGCCTCAGCCCGGATGGCGAAGGGGCCCAGCCGATCGGAAACCTGGAGGCTTGTCGTGCCGTGGCTGCGGCCAAGGATGGCTGGTGGGCCATTTCCGCTCAAAAGGTCGTCAAGGTCAACGCCGAGGGCCAGACCGTGATGGAATTCGGGGCCGGGGGCCCAGATGGGTCTGCCGCCTTCCGTGAGGCCGTGGATCTGGCCGTCGACCCCCGCAATGGGCACGTGGTGGTGGTCGATCAGGGAGCGCAGCAGGTGTACGTCTATGACGGCCTCGGTAACCTGATCGGCAATGTCGGGCAAGGCGTCTTCGACAAGCCGGTGGCCGCCACGGTGGATGCCGGGGGCCGCATTTATGTGGTCGACCAGGGCAAGAAGAAGGTCTACAAGTTCTTGCCAGGCGTGGTGCGTTGA
- a CDS encoding LCP family protein, with product MSPSNRRQGRRRGPGIKEYLLALVVTIATGLAVGVLVGEAYAPSPAVDATDPTASESSAPSLGSSFSFSPRLTDAMNVLVMATDVNYTVRGGRRVMGLTGNTDTMILARFDPAGEQVRALSIPRDTRVPIPGHGIFKINAANPYGGPVLAAQVVADFLGVQVDRYVLLNTRAVVQIVDALGGIEIFVPKRLYYNDWAGNLHINVQKGWNTLDGRQAHDFLRFRHDELGDIGRVQRQQAFVQAVLKKMLMPANLLKTPELLAVAKENLETNLSNEELLKLVTLSKDLDRERVQMAMVPGVATSIDGVSYWVANENATRRMVSSFLIADAAAEALPPRMYRVAIRDGVGDRTGTRTMKREILGLGYGRIDMDGLAPQLGLAETQIIAQNADLPGAKQLAESLGVGKVVMAATGNIYADYTVVIGRDWIQRQAAESSTQGRR from the coding sequence ATGAGCCCATCGAACCGACGTCAAGGCCGCCGCCGGGGGCCTGGAATCAAAGAATACCTGCTGGCCCTGGTCGTCACCATTGCGACCGGCCTGGCCGTTGGCGTGCTGGTGGGGGAAGCGTATGCGCCCAGTCCGGCGGTGGATGCCACAGACCCCACCGCTTCAGAGTCCAGCGCCCCATCGCTCGGTTCCTCGTTCTCCTTTTCGCCCCGCCTGACCGATGCCATGAACGTGCTGGTCATGGCCACCGACGTGAACTATACGGTGCGTGGTGGGCGACGCGTCATGGGGCTGACGGGCAACACCGATACGATGATTCTGGCGCGCTTCGACCCGGCCGGCGAACAGGTGCGCGCGCTGTCGATTCCACGCGACACCCGCGTGCCCATTCCAGGCCACGGCATCTTCAAGATCAACGCGGCCAATCCCTACGGGGGCCCCGTGCTCGCCGCCCAGGTGGTGGCCGATTTCCTGGGTGTGCAGGTGGATCGCTACGTCCTGCTGAACACGCGCGCGGTGGTCCAGATTGTCGATGCCCTCGGAGGCATCGAGATCTTCGTGCCCAAGCGGCTGTATTACAACGACTGGGCTGGGAACCTGCATATCAACGTCCAGAAAGGCTGGAACACCCTGGATGGCCGTCAGGCGCACGACTTTCTGCGTTTTCGGCACGACGAACTGGGTGACATCGGCCGGGTGCAGCGGCAGCAAGCCTTTGTCCAGGCCGTCCTGAAAAAGATGCTGATGCCGGCCAACCTGCTGAAAACGCCGGAATTGCTGGCCGTGGCCAAGGAGAACCTGGAAACGAACCTGAGCAACGAAGAATTGCTGAAACTGGTGACTTTGAGCAAGGATCTGGATCGCGAACGGGTGCAGATGGCGATGGTGCCAGGTGTGGCCACGAGCATCGACGGCGTGAGTTACTGGGTGGCCAACGAGAATGCCACGCGCCGGATGGTCAGCAGTTTTCTGATTGCCGACGCCGCTGCCGAAGCCCTCCCGCCGCGGATGTATCGGGTGGCCATCCGAGACGGGGTGGGTGACCGCACCGGCACCCGCACCATGAAACGGGAGATCCTGGGTCTCGGCTATGGGCGCATCGACATGGATGGACTGGCCCCGCAACTGGGCCTGGCGGAGACCCAGATCATCGCTCAGAATGCGGACCTGCCGGGGGCCAAGCAGCTGGCTGAGTCCCTGGGGGTGGGCAAGGTGGTCATGGCGGCGACGGGGAACATCTACGCGGATTACACGGTGGTGATTGGACGCGACTGGATTCAGCGACAGGCTGCCGAGTCCAGCACACAAGGGCGCCGCTGA
- a CDS encoding glycoside hydrolase family 3 N-terminal domain-containing protein: MRIAPSQLTIRELIGQLMMPKLPDTAELRDPAVWQRVVDDQAKFSFGGYIVFRGDRTETPPMLAELQELSDLPLLIGADLERGAGQQFTSATNFPHAMALGAARDPDLAYQQGAITALEARRIGVHWIFAPCLDLVNLPANPIINVRGISDSPRTTGKLGAAFILGVQRHRAIACAKHFPGHGQTSVDSHEELPELNISRHRMEHEDLVPFRHAIEAGVQSIMVGHLAVPALDETGLPATMSKRIVTDLLREQMGFRGLIITDALDMGAITRRFDPGLAAVRALQAGVDVLLMPPDPDAVVAAVLRALEEGGLTKHRLLESVERIDQARLELGLWRYDDEYDPVPSTEWHDYAPAVAAIADAALTLVDDEQNLLPLKPGTSVCTLVLDDDDDADLQRTWREVLRELGDQTADVKVATLTAQSDEATIEAACAEAAKHEVVVVPVFMWVRAWKNRVSLPALLSTVPRRLAEAGAKVVLLSFTSPFLRDEMPEADAYICAYSPNTHCQRAAVQALWGRARLPGRLPVAPLGSSR; encoded by the coding sequence GTGCGCATCGCGCCTTCCCAGCTCACCATCCGTGAACTCATCGGCCAGCTGATGATGCCGAAACTCCCCGACACGGCGGAGTTGCGGGACCCGGCAGTGTGGCAACGCGTGGTGGACGACCAGGCCAAATTCAGCTTCGGCGGCTACATCGTGTTTCGGGGCGACCGCACGGAAACCCCACCGATGCTGGCTGAGCTTCAGGAACTCAGCGACTTGCCGCTGCTGATCGGCGCAGACCTCGAGCGCGGCGCGGGACAGCAATTCACGTCGGCCACGAATTTCCCCCATGCGATGGCGCTGGGTGCCGCACGGGACCCTGACCTGGCTTATCAGCAAGGGGCCATCACCGCCTTGGAGGCCCGTCGAATCGGGGTCCACTGGATCTTTGCGCCCTGCCTGGACCTGGTCAACCTGCCGGCCAACCCCATCATCAATGTGCGGGGCATCAGCGACTCGCCGCGCACCACCGGCAAATTGGGCGCCGCATTCATCTTGGGCGTGCAGCGTCATCGGGCGATCGCCTGCGCCAAGCACTTCCCTGGCCACGGCCAGACCAGCGTGGACTCACACGAGGAATTGCCGGAACTCAACATTTCGCGGCACCGGATGGAACACGAAGACCTCGTGCCCTTTCGTCACGCCATCGAGGCCGGTGTGCAATCGATCATGGTGGGGCACCTGGCCGTTCCAGCCTTGGACGAGACGGGCTTGCCTGCCACCATGTCCAAGCGCATCGTGACCGACCTGCTGCGCGAGCAGATGGGCTTCCGCGGCCTGATCATCACGGATGCGCTCGACATGGGGGCGATCACCCGTCGATTTGACCCAGGCCTGGCCGCCGTGCGCGCCTTGCAAGCCGGCGTCGACGTGCTGCTGATGCCGCCTGACCCGGATGCGGTGGTCGCCGCGGTGCTACGTGCGCTGGAGGAGGGCGGCCTGACCAAGCATCGCCTGCTTGAGTCGGTGGAACGCATTGACCAGGCCCGGCTCGAACTGGGGCTGTGGCGCTACGACGACGAGTACGACCCGGTCCCCAGCACCGAATGGCACGACTACGCGCCTGCCGTGGCCGCGATCGCCGACGCCGCGTTGACCCTGGTTGACGATGAGCAGAACCTCTTGCCGCTGAAGCCGGGCACTTCGGTCTGTACCTTGGTCCTGGATGATGACGACGACGCCGATCTACAACGCACCTGGCGAGAGGTTCTGCGGGAACTGGGCGACCAGACGGCGGACGTCAAGGTGGCCACGCTGACCGCCCAATCGGATGAGGCCACGATCGAGGCCGCCTGTGCCGAGGCCGCCAAGCACGAGGTGGTGGTGGTGCCGGTCTTCATGTGGGTGCGGGCCTGGAAGAACCGCGTCAGTCTGCCCGCCTTGCTCTCGACCGTGCCGCGACGCCTGGCGGAGGCCGGTGCCAAGGTGGTCCTGCTGTCCTTTACCAGCCCCTTCTTGCGGGACGAGATGCCTGAGGCGGACGCTTACATCTGTGCCTACTCGCCCAATACCCACTGTCAGCGAGCCGCCGTCCAAGCCCTCTGGGGCCGTGCCCGGCTGCCAGGCCGCCTGCCGGTGGCCCCACTCGGGTCGTCACGCTGA
- a CDS encoding anhydro-N-acetylmuramic acid kinase encodes MRIVGLMSGTSLDGLDACLVEVEGVGERLRWEVQATQSLALPESLRGELERAVRGQPMPAADWARLNADFSRQLVLAVEACVGSAGLPLAALDLVASHGQTIWHAPSAGSPFTWQLGHGAVLAALTGVTTVSDFRVADVCLGGQGAPLVPYVDRLLASHPRALRPGGAVFLNLGGIANITWVPPQGAEASLLACDTGPANMVLDALVQHLSGGARRFDEDGRGAAEGRVHEALLARWLARDAFLALPPPKSTGREHYGATFLAGLLSDAAQEGLGEADLLATVTAYTAESVAEAVRRHVPAQLADLGVFVSGGGAANRTLLSMLRQRLAPASLDSVAVLGVDPDFKEAWAFALLAYQTVAGEPNVVPAATGAREPWVLGVVAPGRNYRRLILGPTLPIGVTGVATESVNPASRGLDTLNAREAVAVMHAQDWDAVRAVGEATPAIAALVDSTVAAMRAGGRLFYVGAGTSGRLGVLDASECPPTFSTPPEWVQAVMAGGDIALRQAVEGAEDDARAGAQDLRDRGLRAGDVVVGISANGGAPYVRGALELARTCGAVAALLTCNPQPAAGAELDHLVVIPTGPEIVAGSTRLKAGTATKLVLNMLSTLTMVALGKVYDNLMVDVTISNQKLRKRAELLVVRLTGLTSEAAAVLLDAAAGRVKRAVVMHHQNVDADGADACLARSGGRLRPWMPAEALA; translated from the coding sequence ATGCGCATCGTTGGATTGATGTCCGGTACTTCCCTGGATGGGCTCGACGCCTGTCTGGTCGAGGTCGAAGGGGTCGGGGAGCGATTGCGTTGGGAGGTCCAGGCGACGCAATCGCTGGCGCTGCCGGAGTCGTTGCGGGGGGAACTCGAACGGGCCGTGCGGGGGCAGCCGATGCCGGCCGCCGATTGGGCCCGTTTGAACGCGGACTTCAGCCGCCAACTGGTGCTCGCGGTGGAAGCGTGTGTCGGCTCAGCGGGTCTGCCGCTGGCGGCCCTTGACCTGGTCGCCTCCCACGGGCAGACCATCTGGCATGCGCCGAGCGCTGGCTCGCCATTCACCTGGCAGCTTGGCCACGGCGCTGTGTTGGCGGCATTGACGGGCGTCACGACCGTCTCTGACTTTCGCGTGGCGGATGTCTGCCTGGGGGGGCAAGGGGCACCTCTGGTGCCGTACGTCGATCGCCTGCTGGCGAGTCACCCTCGGGCCTTGCGACCGGGCGGCGCGGTTTTTCTGAACCTGGGGGGCATCGCCAACATCACGTGGGTGCCGCCTCAAGGGGCGGAGGCTTCGCTGTTGGCCTGCGACACGGGACCCGCCAACATGGTGCTGGATGCGCTGGTCCAGCACCTGTCAGGCGGGGCCAGGCGGTTCGACGAAGACGGTCGTGGGGCCGCCGAAGGCCGGGTCCACGAGGCCCTGCTGGCGCGTTGGCTCGCCCGCGACGCTTTCCTGGCCCTGCCACCGCCCAAGTCCACGGGCCGTGAACATTACGGGGCAACATTCCTGGCTGGCTTGCTGTCCGATGCGGCTCAGGAAGGTCTTGGTGAAGCGGATCTGCTGGCGACCGTCACGGCTTACACGGCGGAATCGGTGGCGGAGGCCGTGCGTCGGCACGTCCCGGCCCAGCTGGCCGACCTCGGCGTGTTTGTGAGCGGAGGCGGTGCCGCCAATCGGACCCTGCTGTCCATGCTGCGCCAGCGGCTGGCGCCGGCCAGCCTCGATAGCGTTGCCGTGCTGGGGGTCGATCCGGATTTCAAGGAGGCCTGGGCCTTCGCGCTGCTGGCCTATCAAACCGTGGCGGGCGAGCCAAATGTCGTGCCCGCAGCCACCGGGGCCCGAGAGCCCTGGGTGCTTGGCGTGGTGGCGCCAGGTCGCAATTATCGCCGTCTGATCCTCGGCCCGACCCTTCCCATCGGGGTGACCGGGGTGGCGACCGAGTCGGTCAATCCGGCCAGCCGGGGACTGGATACCCTCAACGCCCGCGAGGCCGTGGCCGTCATGCACGCTCAGGATTGGGATGCGGTGCGGGCCGTAGGGGAGGCGACACCGGCGATCGCCGCGCTGGTGGACTCCACGGTGGCGGCCATGCGCGCAGGCGGCCGACTTTTCTACGTGGGCGCGGGCACGAGCGGTCGCCTCGGCGTGCTGGACGCCAGCGAGTGTCCCCCTACCTTTTCCACGCCTCCGGAGTGGGTGCAGGCGGTGATGGCCGGGGGCGACATTGCCCTTCGACAGGCGGTGGAGGGGGCCGAAGACGATGCCCGTGCTGGTGCCCAGGACCTGCGCGACCGGGGCCTGCGGGCGGGGGACGTGGTGGTCGGCATCAGCGCGAATGGTGGGGCCCCTTATGTCAGGGGGGCCCTGGAACTGGCGCGCACCTGCGGGGCGGTCGCGGCCTTGCTGACGTGCAACCCACAGCCGGCGGCGGGGGCTGAGTTGGACCATCTGGTGGTGATTCCGACCGGTCCTGAAATCGTGGCCGGCTCCACCCGTCTGAAGGCCGGGACGGCCACCAAGCTGGTGCTGAACATGCTCAGCACGCTGACGATGGTGGCGCTGGGCAAGGTCTACGACAACCTGATGGTCGATGTCACGATCTCCAATCAGAAGTTGCGCAAGCGTGCCGAGTTGCTGGTGGTCCGGTTGACCGGGCTGACTTCAGAGGCGGCGGCTGTCCTGCTCGACGCTGCAGCCGGGCGGGTGAAACGCGCCGTGGTGATGCACCATCAGAATGTCGATGCCGACGGCGCCGATGCCTGTCTGGCCCGTTCTGGAGGACGCTTGCGCCCCTGGATGCCGGCTGAGGCGCTGGCCTGA
- a CDS encoding GIY-YIG nuclease family protein: MHWMYVLLCADGTLYTGYTTDVARRLAVHQAGKGARYTRSRLPVRLLAGWAYDSKRAAMAAEWHFKRLSRERKLALLVATAGQTSGPPLP, from the coding sequence ATGCATTGGATGTACGTGCTGCTGTGTGCCGACGGGACGCTGTACACCGGCTACACCACGGATGTCGCGCGGCGTCTGGCGGTCCATCAGGCGGGCAAGGGCGCGCGTTACACCCGTTCCCGCCTGCCCGTCCGCTTGCTGGCCGGCTGGGCCTATGACTCCAAGCGCGCCGCGATGGCCGCCGAGTGGCATTTCAAGCGGCTCTCGAGGGAGCGGAAACTGGCCTTGCTCGTGGCCACGGCGGGCCAGACCAGCGGTCCTCCACTTCCCTGA
- a CDS encoding LysM peptidoglycan-binding domain-containing protein: MTEFRKREDIAREIDLLNRWSSQGAPEMDQLGDSLRRLVKSVDPSMVPKVEGRKPAAAPGPEAPPEAVPPPRAESVPERPASPEGAPTAPGGEGVAPPPPTPPSAPTEQPVSPSTSAAPPPPEDIPAFVRPPVTPARQRDGEEDQAFPSFLLRNGGAEPLFGGEALPSGLAGLPPGDDEQPRGRPWLKLVLALALLAGGAAVLFAKDPFRWRVVEPRDDRDQASPGEPTEPPPTPSAPQTEAPTEPPTEKPATAPPSPWLEQTPVPTPVPAAAGPTTPAHVPPTHAASPGGAEISPPASVPPRPHAARPSPLGHLRPPTPRVRVQPRVKEYVVHQGDSLSLIALREYGDLERWTQIYELNAASIHDPDLIRPGQVVHLPAAEPAEGETPTPTSLGQGAAVTPSARQAPAAGEERMLTTRPGDTLRAVAARHLGDPERWREIWALNQDRLLAQTVLPPHTSLRMPPSARAAETLLPGQAGYEAPVAHYHTVQPGESLSLLARRYLGSAERWQELYQLNRHKIANPSWLYAGQIIAIPATRRHHALKYVVRAGDTLWAIAATHLGDPFRWPELYRANRDRISNPHWIYPGQAFRLPQP, translated from the coding sequence GTGACCGAGTTTCGAAAGCGCGAGGACATCGCCCGAGAAATTGACCTTCTGAACCGTTGGTCCTCCCAGGGAGCGCCCGAGATGGACCAACTCGGTGACAGCCTCCGGCGCCTGGTGAAAAGCGTCGACCCCAGCATGGTCCCGAAGGTCGAGGGCCGCAAGCCCGCCGCCGCTCCGGGGCCGGAAGCTCCCCCAGAAGCCGTCCCCCCTCCCCGCGCCGAGAGCGTCCCGGAGAGGCCCGCCTCCCCGGAGGGGGCCCCCACGGCTCCCGGTGGGGAGGGCGTCGCCCCTCCTCCACCAACACCCCCTTCGGCCCCGACGGAACAGCCCGTCTCGCCTTCCACGTCGGCGGCTCCCCCACCGCCAGAGGACATTCCTGCCTTCGTCCGGCCGCCCGTCACGCCCGCGCGGCAGCGGGACGGAGAGGAAGACCAGGCCTTCCCGAGTTTTCTGCTGCGGAATGGTGGGGCTGAACCGCTCTTCGGTGGAGAAGCCCTGCCCAGCGGACTGGCGGGGCTGCCCCCGGGTGACGACGAACAGCCCAGAGGTCGGCCCTGGCTCAAGCTCGTCCTGGCGCTGGCGCTGCTGGCTGGAGGCGCGGCGGTGCTCTTCGCAAAGGACCCCTTCCGCTGGCGGGTGGTGGAGCCGCGGGACGATAGGGACCAGGCATCTCCTGGCGAGCCCACCGAGCCGCCGCCCACGCCGTCCGCTCCCCAAACGGAAGCGCCGACGGAGCCGCCCACGGAGAAACCAGCAACCGCTCCCCCCTCGCCCTGGCTGGAGCAAACGCCGGTGCCCACGCCTGTCCCCGCGGCAGCCGGGCCGACCACGCCCGCTCACGTGCCGCCAACCCATGCCGCAAGTCCCGGCGGGGCCGAGATTTCGCCGCCGGCATCCGTCCCCCCTCGTCCGCACGCCGCTCGCCCCTCGCCACTTGGTCATTTGCGTCCTCCTACCCCCAGGGTGAGGGTCCAGCCGCGGGTCAAAGAATACGTGGTGCATCAGGGGGATAGCCTCTCGCTGATCGCCCTGCGGGAATACGGCGATCTGGAACGCTGGACCCAGATTTACGAACTCAACGCGGCCTCGATTCACGACCCTGACCTGATTCGCCCGGGCCAGGTCGTCCACTTGCCTGCGGCAGAGCCCGCCGAGGGCGAGACGCCCACGCCGACATCGCTTGGTCAAGGGGCCGCGGTAACGCCTTCCGCCAGACAAGCCCCCGCAGCGGGCGAGGAGCGGATGCTGACCACCCGCCCGGGTGATACGCTGCGCGCCGTGGCGGCACGCCACCTGGGCGATCCCGAGCGCTGGCGCGAGATTTGGGCCCTGAATCAGGACCGGCTGCTGGCCCAGACCGTGTTACCTCCCCATACGTCCCTGAGAATGCCCCCCAGCGCGCGCGCCGCCGAAACCCTGCTGCCGGGCCAGGCCGGTTATGAGGCCCCGGTCGCCCACTACCACACGGTTCAGCCCGGAGAGTCACTCTCGCTGCTGGCCCGCCGCTATCTCGGTTCGGCGGAGCGGTGGCAAGAACTCTATCAACTGAATCGGCACAAGATTGCCAATCCGAGCTGGCTCTACGCCGGACAGATCATCGCGATCCCGGCGACGCGACGGCACCATGCCCTCAAGTACGTGGTGCGCGCAGGGGACACCCTCTGGGCGATCGCCGCGACCCACCTCGGCGATCCCTTCCGCTGGCCGGAACTCTATCGGGCCAATCGCGACCGGATCAGCAATCCCCATTGGATTTATCCCGGCCAGGCCTTCCGTCTGCCACAGCCCTGA